One Glycine max cultivar Williams 82 chromosome 4, Glycine_max_v4.0, whole genome shotgun sequence DNA segment encodes these proteins:
- the LOC100805592 gene encoding phosphoglucan phosphatase LSF2, chloroplastic isoform X1: protein MLHKNSLEPTRHEQREMGTVSNIGFPSLFRVHLDSQVLSKHMKNKSSCDFMVPSNHNYSVRLSPICCKLSESGIEENHTSTSTGERPSKIKDRMEEYNIAMKKMMRNPYEYHHDLGMNYTLITDNLIVGSQPQKPEDIDHLKKEEGVAYILNLQQDNDVEYWGVDLQSIIRRSRELEISHTRRPAKDFDPDSLQNELPKAVSSLEWAISEGKGRVYVHCTAGLGRAPAVAIAYLFWFCDMNLNEAYDMLTSKRPCGPNKRAIRGATYDLAKNDPWKEPFETLPEYAFEDIADWERNLIQDRARSLRGI, encoded by the exons ATGTTACATAAGAACAGCCTAGAACCAACCCGACACGAGCAAAGAGAGATGGGAACCGTTAGTAACATTGGCTTCCCTTCACTATTCAGAGTTCATCTAGATTCACAAGTACTATCAAAGCATATGAAGAATAAATCATCGTGCGATTTTATGGTTCCTTCTAATCATAACTACTCTGTTAGGCTGAGTCCAATATGTTGTAAGCTATCAGAAAGTGGGATTGAGGAGAACCACACGAGCACGAGCACGGGCGAGAGGCCCTCTAAGATCAAGGACAGGATGGAGGAGTACAATATAGCtatgaagaaaatgatgaggAACCCTTATGAGTATCACCATGATCTGG GTATGAATTATACTCTTATAACGGACAATTTGATTGTTGGCTCCCAACCACAGAAACCTGAAGACATAGATCACCTCAAAAAGGAAGAGGGTGTGGCATACATTTTAAACTTGCAACAAGATAACGATGTTGAGTATTGGGGAGTAGACTTGCAGTCAATAATAAGAAGGTCTCGTGAACTTGAAATTAGCCACACAAGGAGACCG GCAAAAGACTTTGATCCAGATTCCTTGCAAAATGAACTACCTAAAGCAGTCTCATCCTTAGAATGGGCAATTTCTGAGGGAAAAGGAAGAGTTTATGTGCATTGTACGGCTGGACTTGGAAGAGCTCCAGCGGTGGCAATTGCTTATTTGTTCTGGTTTTGTGACATGAAT CTAAATGAAGCATATGATATGCTAACTTCAAAGAGACCTTGTGGACCAAATAAAAGAGCAATACGTGGCGCTACTTATGATTTGGCTAAGAATGATCCTTGGAAGGAGCCATTTGAGACTCTTCCAGAATATGCATTTGAGGATATAGCAGATTGGGAAAGGAACTTGATTCAAGATCGTGCCCGCTCCCTTCGTGGAATTTGA
- the LOC100805592 gene encoding phosphoglucan phosphatase LSF2, chloroplastic isoform X2 has protein sequence MGTVSNIGFPSLFRVHLDSQVLSKHMKNKSSCDFMVPSNHNYSVRLSPICCKLSESGIEENHTSTSTGERPSKIKDRMEEYNIAMKKMMRNPYEYHHDLGMNYTLITDNLIVGSQPQKPEDIDHLKKEEGVAYILNLQQDNDVEYWGVDLQSIIRRSRELEISHTRRPAKDFDPDSLQNELPKAVSSLEWAISEGKGRVYVHCTAGLGRAPAVAIAYLFWFCDMNLNEAYDMLTSKRPCGPNKRAIRGATYDLAKNDPWKEPFETLPEYAFEDIADWERNLIQDRARSLRGI, from the exons ATGGGAACCGTTAGTAACATTGGCTTCCCTTCACTATTCAGAGTTCATCTAGATTCACAAGTACTATCAAAGCATATGAAGAATAAATCATCGTGCGATTTTATGGTTCCTTCTAATCATAACTACTCTGTTAGGCTGAGTCCAATATGTTGTAAGCTATCAGAAAGTGGGATTGAGGAGAACCACACGAGCACGAGCACGGGCGAGAGGCCCTCTAAGATCAAGGACAGGATGGAGGAGTACAATATAGCtatgaagaaaatgatgaggAACCCTTATGAGTATCACCATGATCTGG GTATGAATTATACTCTTATAACGGACAATTTGATTGTTGGCTCCCAACCACAGAAACCTGAAGACATAGATCACCTCAAAAAGGAAGAGGGTGTGGCATACATTTTAAACTTGCAACAAGATAACGATGTTGAGTATTGGGGAGTAGACTTGCAGTCAATAATAAGAAGGTCTCGTGAACTTGAAATTAGCCACACAAGGAGACCG GCAAAAGACTTTGATCCAGATTCCTTGCAAAATGAACTACCTAAAGCAGTCTCATCCTTAGAATGGGCAATTTCTGAGGGAAAAGGAAGAGTTTATGTGCATTGTACGGCTGGACTTGGAAGAGCTCCAGCGGTGGCAATTGCTTATTTGTTCTGGTTTTGTGACATGAAT CTAAATGAAGCATATGATATGCTAACTTCAAAGAGACCTTGTGGACCAAATAAAAGAGCAATACGTGGCGCTACTTATGATTTGGCTAAGAATGATCCTTGGAAGGAGCCATTTGAGACTCTTCCAGAATATGCATTTGAGGATATAGCAGATTGGGAAAGGAACTTGATTCAAGATCGTGCCCGCTCCCTTCGTGGAATTTGA